One region of Paenibacillus polymyxa M1 genomic DNA includes:
- a CDS encoding bifunctional 3-deoxy-7-phosphoheptulonate synthase/chorismate mutase: MSTNENSLELLREQLDATNLQLLELLSQRAELAGQLGKLKEAQGVPDFDPVREQQMLDKLIAANRGPFDDATIRQLFKNIFKASLNYQKEEHKKHLIVSRKNQPDSTVIKVKDTLVGGKASIMVAGPCSVESYQQTREVGAALKEAGVPILRGGAFKPRTSPYDFQGLGIEGLQILKRVGDEFGLATISEIVDPRHLEEAIPYIDIIQIGARNMHNFELLKAAGETRTPVLLKRGLAATMEEFLHAAEYIVSRGNTQVMLIERGIRTYEKWTRNTLDISAVPILKKESHLPVLVDVTHSTGRKDILAPCAKAALAAGADGIMVEVHPNPAVALSDAQQQLNIPEFHNFLSEVKESGLFKA; the protein is encoded by the coding sequence ATGTCAACCAATGAAAATTCTTTGGAGCTGTTGCGGGAACAGCTCGATGCTACAAACTTGCAATTGCTGGAGCTGCTGTCCCAACGCGCTGAACTGGCAGGACAGCTAGGAAAATTGAAAGAAGCTCAAGGAGTACCTGACTTTGATCCAGTGCGTGAGCAACAAATGCTGGACAAGCTGATCGCAGCTAATCGCGGACCTTTCGACGATGCTACGATTCGCCAGCTGTTCAAAAATATTTTCAAGGCTTCTCTGAACTATCAAAAAGAAGAACACAAAAAACATCTGATTGTCAGCCGCAAAAATCAGCCGGATAGCACGGTTATCAAGGTTAAAGATACACTGGTGGGCGGCAAAGCCTCCATCATGGTTGCAGGTCCTTGCTCGGTGGAAAGCTACCAACAAACTCGCGAGGTAGGTGCGGCTCTCAAGGAAGCCGGTGTGCCGATTCTGCGTGGTGGCGCGTTCAAACCGCGTACATCTCCGTATGATTTCCAAGGGCTGGGTATTGAAGGCCTGCAAATTCTCAAACGCGTTGGCGACGAGTTCGGGCTGGCTACAATCAGTGAGATCGTCGATCCAAGACATTTGGAGGAAGCCATCCCATACATCGATATCATTCAAATTGGCGCGCGCAACATGCACAACTTTGAATTGCTTAAAGCTGCGGGTGAAACCAGAACTCCGGTTCTGCTCAAACGCGGATTGGCTGCCACAATGGAAGAGTTCCTTCATGCTGCTGAATACATCGTTTCCCGTGGCAATACACAAGTCATGTTGATTGAACGCGGTATTCGTACGTATGAAAAATGGACACGTAACACGCTGGATATTTCCGCTGTTCCGATTTTGAAAAAGGAAAGCCATCTGCCTGTACTGGTGGACGTAACTCACTCTACAGGACGTAAGGACATCCTGGCTCCTTGCGCCAAGGCTGCCCTGGCAGCTGGTGCCGACGGCATCATGGTAGAAGTTCACCCGAACCCGGCAGTCGCTTTGTCCGATGCTCAGCAACAGCTGAACATACCTGAGTTCCACAACTTCCTGTCTGAAGTCAAAGAATCCGGTTTATTCAAAGCGTAA
- a CDS encoding substrate-binding domain-containing protein encodes MKKTLLVYMLLIAAFALYVFRYEQTGRLNGAWEEKGLRGSIGETYMMITFQSGLEYWKSGLKGFEDAGDALGVTVEYRGATRYDAQEQTTVIEQAIARKPAGIAISAIDPHSLIPVINKALDADIPVVLFDAGAPGSRAYTFLGTDNYKAGVTAAEKMAELLGREGQVAVLTLPGQQNHEERSRGFRDTIQRQYPAMKVVEVVDGRADVMVSRDESQRLMKAYPKLAGIFVTEATGGTGVGEAALSQKSSHPLKIISFDTNKATLDMIRDGTISATIAQGTWNMGYWSLQYLFHLHHHLTIPAPSSSGDNTPLPVRVDTGISVVTRANVDDYYAK; translated from the coding sequence ATGAAGAAAACGCTGCTGGTGTACATGCTGCTGATTGCAGCCTTTGCTCTCTATGTGTTCAGATATGAACAAACCGGGCGGTTGAATGGAGCTTGGGAGGAAAAAGGGCTACGAGGCAGTATCGGAGAAACGTATATGATGATTACGTTCCAGTCCGGTTTGGAGTATTGGAAAAGCGGGCTCAAGGGCTTCGAGGATGCTGGGGATGCCTTGGGGGTAACGGTGGAGTATCGGGGGGCTACCCGGTATGATGCACAGGAGCAGACGACGGTCATTGAGCAGGCGATTGCCCGTAAACCCGCAGGCATTGCCATATCAGCGATTGATCCCCACTCCCTGATCCCGGTCATTAATAAGGCACTGGATGCCGACATCCCTGTAGTGCTGTTTGACGCCGGAGCGCCGGGGAGCCGGGCATATACTTTTTTGGGCACAGATAATTATAAGGCAGGCGTGACCGCTGCGGAAAAAATGGCAGAGCTGTTGGGACGTGAAGGCCAAGTCGCTGTTCTCACACTGCCCGGGCAGCAAAATCATGAGGAACGCTCGCGCGGCTTTCGCGATACCATTCAGCGGCAGTATCCTGCCATGAAGGTGGTGGAAGTGGTAGATGGTCGTGCTGACGTGATGGTGTCTAGGGATGAATCGCAAAGGCTAATGAAAGCTTATCCGAAACTGGCGGGTATTTTTGTGACCGAAGCCACCGGAGGAACAGGTGTGGGTGAGGCAGCACTGAGCCAAAAAAGCAGTCATCCGCTGAAGATTATTTCTTTTGATACGAATAAAGCGACACTGGATATGATTCGTGATGGGACCATCTCGGCAACGATTGCCCAAGGGACATGGAATATGGGCTATTGGTCACTTCAATATCTGTTCCATCTGCATCATCATTTGACGATTCCTGCACCTTCTTCGTCTGGAGATAACACCCCGCTGCCCGTGCGGGTGGATACTGGGATTTCCGTCGTCACCCGAGCGAATGTAGATGATTATTATGCAAAATAA
- a CDS encoding aspartyl-phosphate phosphatase Spo0E family protein gives MNKDETVTLTQQIEHARQHLLDLYAEYGLGHACVLEQSMLLDELINQFNRMFQTRKQPHPVLDQILNNDDGMFSLSPHSFYAKL, from the coding sequence ATGAACAAAGATGAAACGGTAACGTTAACTCAACAAATCGAACATGCCAGACAACACTTGCTTGATCTTTACGCAGAGTATGGCTTAGGACATGCTTGTGTACTGGAGCAGTCTATGCTTTTGGATGAACTAATTAATCAGTTCAACCGTATGTTTCAGACCAGGAAGCAGCCTCACCCGGTTTTGGACCAGATCCTTAACAACGACGATGGTATGTTCAGTTTATCCCCCCATTCTTTTTATGCAAAACTGTGA
- a CDS encoding DJ-1/PfpI family protein — MKSHVLIYDGYVSFEIMLATYFMKTKGDIVTIGVSKDPVISYEDFKVTPAVALDEVSAEDIQLLIIPGGDNTQLKTNKQLLALIKALNNDHKVIATICSATELLELAGVSPKNHVSHPSGLEIHKNIISAKPNKYVDFAIEIGKVMNIYTDDDDFNETIDFFKLFKDS; from the coding sequence ATGAAGTCACATGTTCTAATTTATGATGGGTATGTTAGTTTTGAAATTATGCTAGCAACCTATTTTATGAAAACCAAAGGGGATATTGTTACGATTGGAGTATCCAAAGATCCTGTCATTTCCTATGAGGATTTTAAAGTTACGCCTGCGGTAGCCCTTGATGAAGTGTCTGCGGAGGACATCCAACTCCTAATTATACCTGGTGGAGATAACACTCAATTAAAGACAAACAAGCAACTTCTAGCTCTCATTAAAGCACTGAATAATGATCATAAAGTGATCGCGACCATTTGTTCTGCCACGGAACTATTGGAGCTAGCAGGTGTTTCTCCTAAAAATCATGTGAGTCATCCATCGGGTCTGGAGATACACAAGAATATCATATCTGCTAAACCCAATAAGTATGTAGATTTTGCAATCGAAATAGGCAAGGTCATGAACATTTATACGGATGATGATGATTTTAATGAAACGATAGACTTTTTTAAGCTTTTTAAAGATAGCTGA
- a CDS encoding acyltransferase, whose translation MSKPRIAEWTELRGLAYLAVVLQHCIGEYIYRSDIQQPDSVMLAMLYHLTRFGTPTFVFLSATLLFYNGNKPIGYSRYIGRRFRDIYVPFLCWTVVYWVCTQNWSTAQWGNLSFYKGMFEEMIIPVSGYHLWFVVMIFQFYIWFPLFAKATEQIRTFLRRYSTKKRKQLVLAVMLIAAAAYALLLQWSYYDMSAWSAWLPSFGQTLLDYRTYNFVMYFFYFMLGAVCAYMTDTWRGLAQQTLPWNVFVFIGLFMLMGHTMLIQSGDTINLNISTYLKPSTFVLIVSQLLLLYGLLLHLQKDPRTEPFRRMLNWIGRYSFGGYLAHALVLSFISYYTRPLALGDHHFTATLITFVVVASVSLGISWFFAHLPGGNWIVGSKGRQRLNWRPNFQFLSSKRASKSTQELS comes from the coding sequence ATGAGCAAGCCGCGTATCGCAGAGTGGACAGAACTACGGGGTCTTGCCTACCTCGCTGTCGTGCTTCAGCATTGCATTGGCGAATATATTTATCGCAGCGACATCCAACAGCCGGATTCCGTTATGCTCGCGATGCTGTACCATTTGACACGTTTTGGCACACCGACGTTCGTTTTCCTGTCTGCGACGCTGTTATTTTATAATGGTAACAAACCGATTGGCTATTCCCGTTATATTGGCAGACGGTTTCGAGATATTTATGTTCCTTTTCTCTGCTGGACGGTTGTCTATTGGGTGTGTACTCAGAACTGGTCAACCGCGCAGTGGGGAAATTTATCCTTTTACAAAGGTATGTTCGAGGAAATGATCATCCCTGTCAGCGGATATCATCTATGGTTTGTGGTCATGATCTTTCAGTTTTATATTTGGTTTCCTTTATTTGCAAAAGCAACCGAGCAGATTCGAACGTTTCTACGTCGTTATAGCACCAAAAAGCGCAAGCAGCTTGTTTTGGCTGTGATGCTGATTGCTGCTGCGGCTTATGCGTTGCTGTTACAATGGTCCTACTATGACATGTCTGCATGGAGCGCTTGGTTGCCGTCCTTTGGGCAGACTTTGTTAGATTACCGCACTTATAACTTTGTTATGTATTTTTTCTATTTTATGCTGGGCGCAGTGTGCGCCTATATGACGGACACCTGGCGGGGATTGGCCCAGCAGACGTTGCCATGGAATGTATTTGTTTTTATTGGTCTGTTCATGCTCATGGGTCACACGATGCTGATCCAGTCTGGCGATACGATCAATCTCAATATTTCTACCTATTTAAAGCCAAGCACCTTCGTGCTGATTGTCTCGCAGTTGCTTTTGTTGTACGGACTGCTGCTTCATTTGCAAAAAGACCCGCGTACCGAGCCGTTTCGCCGTATGCTTAACTGGATTGGACGCTACTCCTTCGGAGGATATCTGGCCCATGCACTCGTGCTATCCTTCATATCCTATTACACTCGTCCGCTTGCACTGGGTGATCATCATTTTACAGCTACGCTCATTACGTTTGTCGTCGTGGCAAGTGTTTCCCTGGGCATCAGTTGGTTCTTTGCCCATCTGCCTGGCGGCAACTGGATTGTTGGCTCCAAAGGCAGACAGCGATTGAACTGGCGGCCTAATTTTCAGTTCCTCTCCTCCAAACGTGCTTCCAAAAGCACACAGGAGCTTAGCTAA
- a CDS encoding NHLP leader peptide family RiPP precursor gives MATEVLQTQVIQKAWEDASFREKLMADPKSAIRDVLGVVIPDHIQIKTVEETSDQFYLVIPPNPSGVLATSQKPRAMW, from the coding sequence ATGGCTACTGAAGTTCTTCAAACACAAGTCATTCAAAAAGCTTGGGAGGATGCCAGTTTCAGAGAGAAACTGATGGCAGATCCCAAATCTGCAATTCGTGATGTGTTAGGAGTCGTGATCCCCGATCATATCCAAATCAAAACGGTAGAGGAAACGTCTGATCAATTTTATCTGGTTATCCCTCCAAACCCTTCAGGCGTGCTCGCTACATCCCAGAAACCTCGCGCGATGTGGTAG
- a CDS encoding helix-turn-helix domain-containing protein produces MEITPTIQAEVQTYLKRKGLTMTEFGHTIDLNVGTVSGIVTGNRSMSVHQLDSITAGMNLPPDYFYERYIEECIEECPLNWKKISPFLYRCIELGRLDCLQRVVILLLDNPNYLPSLFEVAENVYQDGYNEAAAYLYKKVAESEKQQHSERLAICQYRLFQINVGQDRAVNLQAAIEFAPFVDRLDEIEQLDALKDLANVYRSLSMWDKVYEFAHRMGQLGQLQYHLVHNSKRKGTEPRKKLSRPLFVYIAYAELMCANACDAKGDHAQALAHLRGYSDLSWVKENDPDTLHWLEKFEHWAKINTCVNKLMSGDISVLPDYVEHISGEQHIFAELLNVIEVANRYNIDIDHILQQFEPQITVYRDQEYTSTLTEQQVILEETVRFWYKLAKYNLYKGRYLYGFKCLIEALKKAGIINHALLISNCAGLFFCFSELATPEMQAQFYSAYKEVWEKNDQEDSFNFGNN; encoded by the coding sequence ATGGAAATCACACCTACGATACAGGCAGAAGTTCAAACCTATCTGAAACGAAAAGGCTTAACCATGACCGAGTTTGGTCACACGATCGATTTGAATGTAGGTACAGTTAGTGGTATTGTGACGGGCAACCGGTCTATGTCTGTTCACCAACTGGATAGTATTACTGCGGGAATGAATTTACCACCGGATTATTTTTACGAACGATACATTGAAGAATGCATTGAAGAATGTCCGCTAAACTGGAAAAAAATCAGTCCGTTCCTGTACCGATGCATTGAGCTAGGGCGATTGGACTGCTTGCAGCGAGTTGTCATTCTGTTATTGGATAACCCTAATTATCTGCCATCGCTCTTTGAAGTCGCCGAAAATGTATACCAAGACGGTTACAACGAAGCAGCCGCTTACTTATACAAAAAGGTAGCTGAAAGTGAGAAGCAGCAGCATTCAGAGCGATTGGCGATCTGCCAATATCGCTTGTTCCAAATCAACGTCGGACAGGATCGGGCTGTAAACCTTCAGGCTGCCATCGAATTTGCCCCTTTTGTGGATCGTTTAGACGAGATAGAGCAGTTGGATGCTTTAAAAGATTTGGCAAATGTCTATAGGTCATTAAGTATGTGGGACAAGGTGTATGAATTTGCACATCGGATGGGTCAGTTAGGACAACTCCAATATCATTTGGTTCACAATTCCAAGCGAAAAGGAACAGAGCCACGAAAAAAGCTAAGCAGACCATTGTTTGTATACATAGCCTACGCCGAATTGATGTGTGCTAATGCTTGTGATGCAAAAGGCGATCATGCACAAGCATTAGCACATCTTCGTGGTTATTCCGATCTAAGCTGGGTGAAGGAAAATGATCCAGATACACTCCATTGGCTAGAAAAATTTGAGCATTGGGCAAAAATTAATACCTGTGTTAATAAGCTTATGTCTGGAGATATTAGTGTGCTGCCAGATTACGTTGAACATATATCTGGAGAGCAACATATATTTGCAGAACTTTTAAATGTCATAGAAGTAGCTAATCGTTACAACATCGATATTGATCATATTCTTCAGCAGTTTGAACCCCAAATTACAGTCTATCGTGATCAAGAATATACGAGTACATTAACAGAGCAGCAAGTCATACTCGAAGAAACTGTACGATTCTGGTATAAGTTAGCTAAATACAACCTATATAAAGGGAGATACCTTTATGGGTTTAAATGCTTAATAGAAGCTTTGAAAAAAGCTGGTATAATTAACCACGCACTACTTATTTCCAATTGTGCAGGCTTATTTTTCTGTTTCAGTGAGCTTGCTACTCCTGAAATGCAGGCACAATTTTATTCTGCTTATAAGGAGGTGTGGGAAAAAAATGATCAAGAAGACAGTTTTAATTTTGGCAACAATTAG
- a CDS encoding ATP-binding protein: MRHVPKAVAALLAVIVILLSLDHIGYAAKMTPEREYKIPSWDMRWGAEDEDGSLDEVTDHSKVWMHIEDDTQLLKQPGNRGTAWIRIKLPSLNDETPAVLFENIYGRHITLYKDGTNFYESYRGYNYENNRILIPLKPEDSGKTLYIWTESSKNRLGIIGNVMTGDYRDLLGNLVRMDVLDIVLGSTFIFIALVLLICSFFLFRPSMAMWLSLSAIVLSIGLMIVTYSPFLYTFYRGYGKLYLQLFDVALFILLPSLAFFFEQNINSILLIRKFRKLLTAYSLFCFIIMIVNLGAQERLNDVYYFFSVIVLGILLVALMVLLVFASIRMALKGDHEAIILSTGFAFFAVITIAELSWFFIRDGHYNMFLWKWGVFGFVLALIAILGRRLAEKHKQVVRYSRELEMFNNELQRSEKMEIISDLAASVAHEVRNPLQVTRGFLQLMSKQEDGKNKDYLHIALEELDRASAIITDFLTFAKPEFDHTKTLTILDEFKHIEGIISPMANLQGGKISLDIPQEIKVRGNSSKFKQAFINIIKNSIEALREQGHIHIWAYVDNGEAVIHIRDNGEGMDAQTLSRLGEPYFSNKTKGTGLGMMVTFRIIETMNGKISFTSAKGVGTEATIRFPVAG; this comes from the coding sequence ATGAGGCATGTGCCCAAAGCTGTCGCCGCTCTGCTAGCGGTCATTGTGATACTATTGTCGCTGGACCACATCGGCTATGCGGCCAAAATGACCCCGGAAAGGGAGTATAAGATACCCTCCTGGGATATGAGATGGGGAGCAGAAGACGAGGATGGCTCTTTAGATGAGGTAACTGATCACAGTAAGGTCTGGATGCATATTGAAGATGATACACAGCTGCTCAAGCAGCCAGGCAATAGAGGCACCGCCTGGATTCGTATTAAGCTACCTTCGTTAAATGATGAAACACCAGCGGTGCTTTTTGAAAATATTTATGGCAGGCACATTACACTGTATAAGGATGGCACCAATTTTTATGAATCGTACCGTGGCTATAATTATGAGAATAATCGTATTCTGATTCCGCTGAAGCCAGAAGACAGTGGTAAAACATTATACATATGGACGGAAAGCAGTAAGAATAGACTGGGCATTATCGGAAATGTGATGACTGGTGATTATCGTGACTTGTTGGGAAACTTGGTCAGAATGGATGTCTTGGATATTGTACTGGGCAGTACATTTATCTTTATCGCCCTGGTGCTATTGATCTGCTCGTTTTTCCTGTTCCGTCCAAGTATGGCCATGTGGTTGTCCCTAAGTGCGATTGTATTGTCGATCGGTCTGATGATTGTAACGTATTCACCGTTTTTATATACGTTCTATCGAGGCTATGGCAAGCTGTATTTACAACTTTTTGATGTGGCGCTATTTATTCTGTTGCCTTCATTAGCCTTCTTTTTTGAGCAAAATATCAATTCAATTTTACTGATTCGGAAATTCAGAAAATTGTTAACCGCCTACTCTTTGTTCTGCTTCATCATCATGATTGTGAATTTAGGAGCACAGGAGCGACTCAACGATGTATATTATTTCTTCAGTGTAATCGTCCTCGGTATATTGCTCGTAGCTTTGATGGTACTTTTGGTATTTGCTTCGATTCGCATGGCGCTTAAGGGAGACCACGAAGCGATCATTTTATCGACAGGCTTTGCATTTTTTGCAGTCATCACGATCGCAGAACTCAGCTGGTTCTTTATCCGGGACGGACACTACAATATGTTTTTATGGAAATGGGGCGTGTTCGGTTTTGTCCTGGCATTGATTGCGATCTTGGGCAGAAGGCTGGCGGAAAAGCACAAGCAGGTGGTTCGGTATTCCAGAGAACTGGAGATGTTCAATAATGAGCTTCAACGTTCAGAGAAAATGGAGATTATTAGCGATTTGGCTGCATCTGTAGCTCATGAGGTACGCAATCCGCTTCAGGTTACACGTGGATTTCTTCAGTTGATGAGCAAGCAGGAGGATGGTAAGAACAAAGACTATCTGCATATCGCTCTGGAGGAGTTGGATCGAGCGTCCGCGATTATTACTGATTTTCTGACTTTTGCCAAGCCGGAGTTTGACCATACCAAAACGTTGACCATATTGGATGAGTTCAAACATATAGAAGGAATTATCAGTCCAATGGCAAATCTGCAAGGTGGTAAAATTTCGCTGGATATTCCCCAGGAAATCAAAGTGCGCGGGAATTCCTCCAAATTCAAGCAGGCATTTATCAATATTATCAAAAACAGTATTGAAGCGTTGCGAGAACAGGGACATATTCATATATGGGCTTATGTGGACAATGGAGAAGCAGTCATTCATATTCGGGATAATGGTGAAGGGATGGATGCTCAGACCTTATCCAGACTAGGTGAGCCTTATTTTTCGAATAAGACTAAAGGCACGGGTTTGGGGATGATGGTGACCTTTCGGATTATTGAAACGATGAATGGTAAAATATCTTTTACAAGTGCAAAAGGGGTGGGAACAGAAGCGACCATCCGCTTCCCCGTAGCCGGATAA
- a CDS encoding polysaccharide deacetylase family protein, whose translation MSIAKLGKWTAIMSITVSLFTGSLVISNNQAHAADCSNGYVALTFDDGPNPSNTRALLSALKQNGLRATLFNLGQNAQNNSSLVREQQAAGMWIGNHSWSHPHMTQLSASQMSSEITRTQQTIQSITGTAPKLFRPPYGETNGTLKSIENQNGLTEVLWNVDSQDWNGASTAQIVAAASRLKNGDVILMHDQYQTTLQAIPQIAQNLKNRNLCSGMISPSNGRAVAPDGKNNETPPNTSTKIEAVNMTKSGQYTSNISSPFNGVALYTNNDSVKFTQNFTSGTHSFSLRGASNNSNMAKVDLKIGGQTKGTFYFGGSSPAVYTLKNVNHGTGNQKIELVVTADDGTWDAYLDYLEII comes from the coding sequence TTGTCTATAGCTAAATTAGGAAAATGGACGGCGATTATGTCAATCACCGTGTCTTTATTCACAGGGTCGCTGGTAATCTCCAACAATCAGGCGCATGCGGCTGATTGCTCGAACGGTTATGTAGCGTTAACCTTTGACGATGGCCCCAATCCCTCTAATACCAGAGCACTGCTTAGTGCCCTGAAGCAAAACGGATTACGCGCAACGCTCTTTAATCTTGGACAAAACGCGCAGAATAATTCTTCGCTCGTACGTGAACAACAAGCAGCAGGCATGTGGATCGGTAACCATTCATGGTCACATCCGCATATGACGCAACTGAGCGCATCACAGATGTCATCGGAAATTACACGCACACAGCAAACAATACAGTCTATTACTGGCACGGCACCAAAGTTGTTCCGTCCTCCGTATGGCGAGACCAATGGAACCCTCAAATCCATTGAGAACCAAAACGGTCTTACCGAAGTGTTATGGAACGTTGACTCCCAGGACTGGAACGGCGCCTCCACCGCACAGATCGTAGCTGCCGCAAGCAGACTTAAAAACGGCGATGTGATCCTTATGCATGATCAGTATCAGACTACACTCCAAGCGATCCCACAAATCGCACAGAATCTCAAAAACCGCAACCTTTGCTCTGGTATGATCTCTCCAAGCAATGGCCGGGCGGTAGCGCCTGACGGCAAAAACAACGAAACACCGCCAAACACGAGCACAAAAATCGAAGCAGTAAATATGACGAAGAGCGGTCAGTACACTTCAAATATCAGCTCGCCGTTCAACGGAGTGGCTTTATACACGAACAATGATTCGGTGAAATTCACACAGAATTTCACCAGCGGTACCCATAGTTTTTCACTCCGGGGTGCTTCAAATAATTCCAACATGGCCAAAGTTGACTTGAAAATTGGTGGACAAACGAAGGGTACCTTCTACTTCGGCGGGAGCAGTCCTGCGGTCTATACTTTAAAAAATGTCAACCATGGCACCGGAAATCAAAAGATTGAGCTTGTTGTAACAGCCGATGATGGGACATGGGATGCTTATCTTGACTATTTGGAGATCATCTAA
- a CDS encoding AbrB/MazE/SpoVT family DNA-binding domain-containing protein, whose amino-acid sequence MKNTGMTRPLDTLGRIVIPKELRTSMGIQAGESLEFYLDVETGLLSMRKYIGVCCHICHSVQDLSYFRHSFLCKKCIQDLKGNIEDCPIPALAVKEAGDSEKSIKRSSSQHLVEHLRRLMREYPTAQQGEYAEWLGVSQSRISQLKKLL is encoded by the coding sequence TTGAAAAATACAGGTATGACACGTCCCTTGGACACGTTAGGCCGGATTGTTATTCCAAAGGAATTGCGAACCTCTATGGGTATTCAAGCTGGCGAGTCTTTAGAATTTTATTTGGATGTTGAAACCGGATTGTTAAGTATGCGGAAGTATATTGGAGTCTGCTGCCACATATGCCATTCGGTCCAGGATTTAAGCTATTTCAGACATTCATTTTTATGTAAGAAATGCATACAAGATTTGAAGGGAAACATCGAGGATTGTCCAATACCTGCTCTTGCTGTTAAGGAAGCTGGAGATAGTGAGAAAAGCATAAAACGATCATCGTCGCAACATTTGGTTGAACATCTAAGAAGACTTATGCGTGAGTATCCAACAGCCCAGCAAGGCGAATATGCTGAATGGCTTGGCGTGTCACAAAGCCGTATATCTCAGCTTAAAAAGCTATTATAG
- a CDS encoding PepSY domain-containing protein, whose protein sequence is MNDKLKGLFVGLTVGMMITGATAMAASGTSVNAVVKKFDVFLEGTKKNTAEGLIYNGNTYISVKDIGTAESRPISIKSNKLYLGKQQNIITENQALDILLDKIKNEATKYNLHVMVEGIEGTKYSLRAFEDFPDHIATYGFYYVDKYTGKVTKYDIVNDKEVEI, encoded by the coding sequence ATGAATGACAAATTAAAGGGGCTATTCGTGGGCTTAACCGTAGGGATGATGATTACGGGTGCAACCGCAATGGCTGCGTCTGGAACAAGTGTAAATGCTGTTGTGAAAAAGTTTGATGTATTTTTAGAGGGTACAAAAAAGAACACTGCCGAGGGCTTAATTTACAACGGAAACACGTACATCTCTGTTAAGGATATTGGAACTGCCGAAAGCAGACCAATCAGCATCAAGAGTAATAAACTCTATTTAGGGAAACAGCAAAATATTATTACAGAAAATCAAGCACTCGATATTCTTTTGGATAAAATAAAAAACGAAGCTACTAAATATAATTTACACGTAATGGTTGAAGGGATCGAAGGAACAAAATACTCTTTAAGAGCTTTCGAAGATTTCCCTGATCACATTGCAACTTATGGATTCTATTACGTAGACAAATACACTGGTAAAGTAACTAAATATGACATCGTAAATGATAAGGAAGTTGAAATATAA